A segment of the Oncorhynchus tshawytscha isolate Ot180627B linkage group LG06, Otsh_v2.0, whole genome shotgun sequence genome:
ggaaagcccttttaaagaataaccaggcatcctctactgacgggatgaggtcgatatccttccaggatacctggaaGGTcagttagaaaggcctgcttgctgaagtgttttagggagcgtttgacagtgatgaggggtggtcgtttggaggcaaatgtgttcttggggatcttcattgctgcagaattatttttggtacccttccccagattgaCGCAaacatgtctcggagctctacagacaattccttagaTATGTGGGCTCccgttgggctcccgagtggtgcagcagtctaaggcactgtatcacagtgctaaaggcatcactacagaccctggttcgatcccgggatGTATCACAACtagccatgatcgggagtcccatagggcaaagcacaattggtccagcgtcgtcctggatagggtttggccggtgtaggccgtcattgtaaataagaatttgctcttaactgacttgcctagttagtaaaggttaaataaaaattcttaactttccaaatcatgaccaatcaattgaatttatccgggggtggactccaataaaattgtacaaacatctcaaggatgatcaatggacacaggatgctccatttcgagtctcttatcaaagggtctgaatacttaaggtatttctgctttttattttttataaattttccaaaaattaaaaattttaaaactgtttttgcttcgtcattatggagtattgtttgAAAATTGTTGAGGATTTGTTtaactttaatccattttagaataaggctgtaacataacaaaatgtggaaaaagtcaaggggtctgaatactttctgaaggcactgtataatgtgatttgacgtaattttatctgtggccaatgaccttaagCTTTCTTGAATggacacttctaatgtaactccatgtcagcacccaaggggcttgaatatttttgctctacccttagatttgaTGATGTCGTGTccctatgagtgacagaacactgagccaatcacggcgcaactagagaacattaccaacgcctacactctgtattttctgctggctacCCCATCAACACAGAAAGTagtgagctaggctgaaacacctgtgtTTTGGagttgccttactcaagaaagcaattttttttacattgtttgcaaactgatatgtgacatgtattaatgtcaaaataacatgcaaaacagctTAAAAGCTGTGCCCCAtctgccctgaatgatgggttgCCAATGATCACTCATTAATCTCTACATTTCCCATCAACATTAATCTCTTAAAAACCATTGCCAACTCTTACTGCCTCTTGTAAGAGAATGAAAACACAGAGCTCTGTTTATTATTTAAATTCTTTAGGAAGTTTATTGGGACACAAACATATATAAGAAGTAAATAATGAATAAAAAACTATTAAAGGTAATATTAATACCAGCATACCATAGGTATTACTGTGAATAGGTCAATTAGGCTTGAACAATGCCTCACACTGTCAATGTCATGATGTCAAATCTACAATGTATGCCCTACAACACACAGCTAATGTAAATCCCCACTGATAACGGCAAAAGTAATGCAACATATTTACACTAGCAGGACCCCACCCTTACCGGAGGTAAATCATCATCGTATTTCTTCAGCTATTGGGTCTCTGGATGCTATAGCATTCTTAAGTCCCACATTTCCCCATGGGATAATGATACTTGATGCTTTCCCTTTAAAATTCAATGATTTGACAGGCCTACCATGAACCCATGTCCCCCCCCTTTAAAAAGAAAACACACTCATGTAGAAAAAACTATAATATCAAGGCGTGTATTCACAAAGACTTCAGTAGCTATAAGTGCTGTCCATTACCGAATAAGATTATATTTTACTGACTCATTTACAGCGTGTTAACACCTGGTTTAGACCGAAGCAGAACCAATTGTATAGAGACCTTCCCTGGCAAGATCCTCAGAGGATTAAAACGTAAAGTAGACATGTATGGAAAAACTCTCTCTTTGAAAGGATGTGTGAATCTGTGAAGTTCTGTGTTATCAACTGGGTCAACAACTGAAAGCTCTCCCTTTTTCCAGTTCAGCTGCATTCTGATTCTCTGGGGCTTTCTCACTTTGAGGGGAGTGGATGGAGTACATTCGTCCGATAAGGAATGGGTAGTATATTCCCCATCTTTACACTGCACACCAGAGGACCCATGTCTAAAGCCAATCGTTTGCTTCCTCTGGACAGACTCTAAAGCTACACCCAGAGCCCAGGCTTTATTTCCTCCAACCTCAATGTCCCAACTATGTGTCCCCGAGTTGAAGCCCTTAGAGCCCAGGACCACAAAGAGGTCATCATACCTCTCTGGGTTATCAGGAAGCTGCCGTGCGTCTTTGGTATATGTCACACTCATCAGATCCTCGGACAGGATGAGATGCGGATGGGCAGTGTTGGGGTCCAGAATCACAGGACTGTATTGAACTATTTCCTGCATCTTCTCCCAGACTCTGAACTGCAGGTTGCCTAGGTACTTTGCCACGTGGATCAGTGATCCTGAAACCTTCTCCGGAATTGACAGGGTGCACTTTGCTTTTTTGACTGTGGCCTTGAAGTTCTGCAGGAATGAGATATCGTCGGCTCCCAGCTCTTTCTCTATGGCTCCGATTGTGTCCGAAAGTGATGATATCTCCCTGCTCATCTCTTCAATCTTTTTTGTCATCGTCTGACTCTTTTGcttctcttccttcctcagtACAGCAATCCTGGCTTCCTCTTCATCCTGTAGAAACTGGTGAAGCTTCCCAAACTCCTCCTTAATCTGCTTCTCTGTGTGCTGGGCCTGTGTCTTAATGTGCTCTGCTGTTTGATCACAGGTCAGTTTAACTTCATTTAAGACCTCCAGCATATCCTTTAGGGGCTTCAGTGCCATCTTAACTTCCTCCTTATGATCCAGTGCAGCTTCATCTATGGGGATGCAGTCATGCTTTTTATGGTTCTTTGAATCCCGGCACACTACACAAATTGACTGCTTATCATCCAGACAGAACAGTTTGAGTTTCTCACTGTGCAGACAGCAATGCACATCTGGCCCTGCTGAATATCTCTGACCTTTCTCCTGTAAGTAGGCATCACACAGGTTCTTTAAAGCTAGGTTACATGGGGGGTTATCCATTGACAATCTTTTACGGCACATTGGACATTCTCGAGATCCCTTCTGCTTCCAGAATTCCTTCAGACAGGCTTTGCAGATGCTGTGGGTACATGACAGGAAAACGGGATCCCTGAAGATGtcacagcacacagtacagcagAGATCCTCCTCTGGGAGGGAAGGTTTAGATGCCATTTTCTCACCACCACCGTCTCTCTTCTGTGATGGCTTCTGGAATTGAGGTTTACTTTCACTTTTGAAAACTTACAGCAGTGAGGTCTGTCGAACTTGGAAATCACAATGTATAGTAGACTATGCTGTTTCTTCAACCATCTTCAATGGTTATTTGAATGTTGATTATTTCCAACAATTATAAGTCCATAGATAAGGCAAATAAATAATTTAGACCGAATGTTGCGAGCATTACTGAATAGCTACATGCTACAGTGTGGTTCCGTTGTGAACTCTACTACTTCCTGGTTGACAGATAATACAGGGGTGTAGCTCTCTGCAAAGTAGGAGTCTGCATACATCtcacgtgtgtgtacgtgtgtgtgtgttataaaatTGCAGAAATAGAACAAGCTCTCTCTTCAATACAGGACATTAACAAAACTCTAGCTCCAATTTACAATTACACAACACAAGGTTGCCACTACAATATCATGGTATACCATTAAAAATATGTCATCAATGGCAGTCATATGCTGCCTTCAAATGCTCTTTGGAATCTCGTATTTCCCAGTTGGTGAAGTCGTTTATACAACATGATTGCGTTCAAGTGCTTTTTAAGAGATTTAGAATAGCATAGCTAAGCAGGTAACGTTGCTAATAATTCCTTAGCTAccatgctcgtcgaacatctcattccaaaatcataggcattaatatggggtttgtcccccctttgcttgtataacagcctccactcttctgggaagtccttccactagatgttggaacattgctgcgggaacttgcttccattcaaacataagagcattagtgaggttgggcactgatgttgggcgattaggcctggctcgtaatcggcattccaattcatctcaaaggtgttcgatggggttgaggtcagggctctgtgcaggccagtcaagttctttgttacgttccccagtttctgtgttgtggtttgtgtatttgtatgtatgtgtgtgtttcaggatggcTTCCTGAATTCCCCTAAGCAGCTGATGGTCGGCCATTGCTAATTGGAACTGACCCCACCCTCTCGTCAGGAACAGCTGTCTTCAATTACCAACTCCTTCTGAAGCTACATAAGCCAGTGTTCTATTGCTCAGAAGacagatgattgctgagagaagagagatgagggtgagcgcctgtgttggttgttgttaGGAGAGCGATGGACATATGTCCTATGTTGGTTTTTGCTCAGAGACAGGTTTTGTTAAATATTTTTGTAGCTGCTGATTTGAGGCATTTGTGTGCCAATAGAACTGTGTTTTGattcttgaaattgtttaattacatttgtattattattattatctgtttcatttgttcccaggggggaaagGGAAGGCACCTAGGTAGTGcctaggcaagaggcctgcgggcatacataacTCGTAGTATtcactgtctatgcacactagttaagacctgggtggaccaccccctgtattttggttagtgcacTGGGTGGTGCTAAgttaagtagtgggtaggcaggtaaggtaggagagggggggctttgatattctttgctttggttctgtccagccccttttccccatacgGTACCACTCTCtgcctttgtcatccttactcgcacctacagtcccatacctctttcactccacgggTAGTTGAGTTGTAGCCAGGTGTTGTGTTCCCTCTTCCTAGAGGCGTATGTAACATTCTTCCATTTGCTTGGCCATggaactcatttcatgaagctctagactaacagttattgtgctgaagttgcttcttgaggcagtttggaacttggtagtgagtgttgcaaccgagtacAGAGATTCTTTTATGCGCTACATATggcagcactcagcggtcccgttctgtgagcttgtgtggccttcacggctgagccgttgttgctcctagatgtttccacttcacaataacagcagttacagttgaccggggcagctctagcagggctgaaATTTGATGaagtgacttgttggaaaagtggcatcctatgacggtgctacgttgaaagtcactgagctcttcagtacaggccattctactgccaatatttgtctatgagGATTGAATGATTGTGTGCtagatttttaaaattttatacaACCGTCAACGGCTGTGAATGAaaaagccaaatccactaatttgaagggttgtccacatacttttgtgtatatagttTATGCGTTTCTGAGCATTTGAATCTCACACGAGACAAAAACATCACAGTACTTAGTTTGAGTCTTGAAGTGATTAAAAACGGGGAAAATATGTCATTTATATTATGTAATTAATACCAATTCTGTTTATAGATACCAATCAATATGTACATAATTTGAAATTGAACTGCTGGCATTTAATTTTCCATTACTCTATCACTAATGATATTATTTCTGTTGACCTATttatttgtttgttgtttttgattTTTCCTTGCAGCCCTCTCATTTGGGCAccattgttttttggggggatgaaATTGTGACCGGCAAAGAAAATAAGGAAGAGTATAGAAATGGGCCTTTGTGTCTGAAAcctattttgaccagggcccggtttccctaAAGCATCTTAAGTCTCAATGGTTCGAATGATGACCTTAAGCAttttagccttaagatgcttttgggaaaacGGGCCCAGGATGAGATTGAACAATGTTGTGTCATCGTGTTTAAATGTCGTGTTTGTTTGTTGGTTGAGTGTGATATGTTGTATTGGGTCAATAAATAGGCAGATTCATGGGAACGTGCATTTAAATCTTGAGTTGTGTACAGTGTTTCGAAAGTACAGTGTTTTGAATTATATACATTCATTTGCAGAtggtgttaacaaactgtagcatACCTgttttgtttcaatcaaagcatATATTTTGCCGCGTGGAGCACACTCAATTTCTCCATCCATGACCGCAaggccctccagcgggtggtgGCCCAGTAAAACTACTCAAAAAACGGTGCCTTAGGAAGGCCCGCAGCATCGTCAAgaaccccacacaccccagccacaagATGTTGATAttaggtctgataccaacaggctccgagacagtTTATGTACAagtcatcagactgctgaacacttgatcTGGACTGATGACCTGCATTTACTCTCTGTGACTTAGAACACatgaactctcacacacacacacacaactgctgctaccagacttgtattatgattgctaaatactgcacaatttaaacacttgccccTCATCCCCCAATATATTGGTAAaaattggactataaattgtgccttcctatATTATACTGCTAACATGTTTATTCtgttctactgagccatttactttgtaTGATCTTTTATTTCTTACTGTTGCATTGTCAAGCAGGAACCTGCAAGTACAGTACACATTTTGTtggacagtgtataccatgtgcaTCACGTACATCCGACTAATACAACTTAAGTTGTTGGGTTTTGGTAGCGTAGGCGAAAAATGAGACCATTCGCACAATCATCCTAAAATTAGGTGTTTTTTGTCTTACAGTAACGTTATACTATATTTAGTTATGTACAATactatcattatgtgatcttgcagACATTGATCTAGCTTTGGTCAATAGCAGTGCATGGGTagaaatcactggggaagccaagtcccccccaaaaaaaaaagccatattacaacctgtgttgtgatTGATAATGGTGTTTGCTCTTtaacctgttaattcatatgccttgcgacGTGAAACATTGGCCTAAAGgtcgagacaataagaagacacagaggcagaataaattcaaccacaccttttgtTTTATCACACAAAGTCCACAAACTGCTGCTGTCACCTTGTATAAATGATTGGAGGCCGGCacaggaatacgtaatagggagtttttaatactccacccaaaaatacaacatgcaataaaaggcacagggacgaagcccaaaacaaacacgtatacaaaaacacagggatgtaacccaaacaaaagagtgaggttaaacctctaataaatacatgggatgagacccgtaataacgagtaCACAATACACGCAGCACGAAAGCCGAAACAacaaagcacaggtactcacaagaccatGGGAGCAATAACGGACAAGACAGtggtgaacagagggcacatatacaATTAATAATCAGGGGATTTGGaatcaggtgtgcgtaatgagacagttcagtgacgcctagagTCCGGTGACATAGACCTCCAGAACTGGTGCATGGAATGAACAGCAGGACCGGGGGAATCCATGACAGAATCCACTTCCTGACGTGCTGCACTGGCAGCTGAAcaacaccggcctcggggacaaACACAGGGACTCGGTGCAGGCCGGTCAGCGCCAGTTGCAGCTACCGAAGTCGCGTCATCGTAGGACaggccagttgcagctgccgaagttgtgACCGCGTCGGACGGGCCATTTCCACTGTCTCAGTTTAGGGTTGGTTattcttcccatgtccattggtcttgtgagtacctgtgctttgtTGTTTCGGCTTTCATGCTGCATGTATTGTGTACTCGTAATTACGGGTCCCGTCCCGTGCATTGTTGTGCACTtcttattacgggtctcgtcccgtgtattgttgtgcacttcttattacgggtctcgtcccgtgtattgttgtgcacttcttattacgggtctcgtcccgtgtattgttgtgcacttcttattacgggtctcgtcccgtgcattgttgtgcacttcttattacgggtctcgtcccgtgtattgttgtgcacttcttattacgggtctcgtcccgtgtattgttattacaggtcttgtcccgtgtatttattagaggtttaacctcGTTCTTTTGtctgggttacatccctgtgcctcaacctaataatttggtccattttcccctcataatttagccgactgttctgacttggtggtgctgttgggacagctttatgtaggccctaactgtttgtgggcaccgtttgtcaccgttatagtgcaattcatggaCTGTTTAGTAGAGATGCACGATATATATATcagaatcggacgatattagctaaaaatgacaacatcggtatcggcccgatgtctagtttaacgccgatgttaAGAACCGATGTCAACGCTactgtgcatacctatataacgtaggtacatgacataATGTAACATTTCACGCTACACGTGCAatacagcattcctaacctagcccacaatgtctgctgtgtggatgaagcagtcaacaagtcgagcagtcattttgAAAGATTAAGAAGATTTCAGCCGGTCAACTCAAaagcgaaatccattaaagccaagataatggcattcattgcccttgacaatcaaccactctctgtcgtgggtgatgttggcgttcaccgactggtcgagcaccggtacacactaccaagtgtgctatttttcagatgCTGCCCTACCGGATTTACAAAGTAaaagcgtcactgctattagcttcatgacatacatactatggaacgccgtttgggtctttgtatGTCAAagaagatacagtagcactgtcaaagctgtacaaaaaagtctacaaacaagcaaacaccggcaaCGAactatgtgtttacaataccgcgttggtaataaagcattgtTTGTTCGactgcaacttctggggtagctagctttagcttggtacctagatAGCACCAATataaccagcctgaaaacaataaCCAGTAGaacctgcagtcattttcattattcttagcaatgatttaggaatccttgtgagtaagtattagctaggttgccacttgttatttgcctattgaaattgaacttcagtccatgaaaataaatagctagtcagcaacttaaccctgttgcccaaatcTAACGtaataagcagccagctagcttcatctggctagtgaggctcggcCGGACCGGGTTATgggttgtgaagctagccacaataaggattaggcacaatagtggaatttgcggtttgccttcaaaataaaagtattgggtagccttccacaagcttcccacaataagttgggtgaatttttgcccattccccctgacagagctggtgtaactgagtcaggtttctaggcctccttcctcgcacgtgctttttcagttctgcccacacattttctatgggattgaggtcagagctttgtgtttgccactccaataccttgactttgttgtccttaagccattttgccacaactttggaagtatgcttggggtcattgtccatttggaagacccatttgcgaccaagctttaactcctgactgatgtcttgagatgttgcttcaatatatccacaattttccagcctcatgatgccatctattttgtgaagtgcaccagtctctcctgcagcaaaggacccccacaacatgacgctgccacccccgtgcttcatgcttgggatggtgttctttggcttgcaagactccccctttttcctctaaacataacgatggtcattatggcagttctattttcgtttcatcagaccagaggacatttctccaaaaagtacgatctttgtctccatgtgcagttgcaaaccgtagtctgtcttttttatggcagttttggagcagtggcttgttccttgctgagcggcctttcaggttatctcgatataggacttgttttactgtggatatagatattttgtacctgtttcctccagcatcttcacatggtcctttgctgttgttctgggattgatttgcacttttcgcagcaaagtacgttaatctctaggagacagaacgtgtctccttcctgagcggtatgacagcttcgtggtcccaaggtgtttatacttgcgtactattgtttgtacagataaatgtggtaccttcaggtgtttggaaattgctcccaaggatgaaccagacttgtggaggtctacaatttttttctgaggtcttggctgatttcttttgattttcccatgatgtcaagcaaagaggcactgagtttgaaggtaggccttgaaatacatccacaggtagaactccaatagactcaaatgatgtcaattagcctatcagaagcttctaaatccatgacattattttttggaattttccaagttgtttaaaggcacagtcaacttagtgtatgtacacttctgacccgctggaattgtgatacagtgaattataagtgaaataatctgtctgtaaacaattgttggaaaaatgtgtcatgtgtagatgtcctaaccgacttgccaaaactatagtttgttaacaagaaatttgtggagtggttgaaaaacgagttttaatgactacaactgaagtgtatgtatacttttgacttcaactgtacatttaaactctgttttctacacttcctgacatttaatcctagtaaacattccctgtcttaaggtcagttaggatcaccacattattttaagaatgtgaaatgtcagaataacaagagagaattatttctttcagcttttatttatttcatcacattcccagtgggtcagaatttgacatacactcaatttgtttttggtagcattgcctttaaattgtttaacttgggtcaaatgttttgggtagccttccacaagcttcccacaataagttgggtgaattttgtaccattcctcctgacagagctggtataactgagtcaggtttataggcctccttgctcgtacacgctttttcagttcggcccacaaattttctataggattgaggtcttggctgatttcttttaattttctcatgatgtcaagcaaaaagccactgagtttgaaggtataaATCTTCAATagtgttccaaccggagaattcctttgtctgtagaaatgtaATGGAACAGAGCTCTCTCTCACATGAGCGTGTGTgaccagctcatgccactctgccagacctctgactcattcagctcctattcccccctccttcacagtagaagcatcaaacaaggttctaaagactgttgacatctagtggaagccttaggaagggCAATAtcaccccatagacactgtatattcgataggttttcgcctgtcatatgagttctattatactcacaaacattattcaaaccgttttagaaacttcag
Coding sequences within it:
- the LOC112252808 gene encoding E3 ubiquitin-protein ligase TRIM35; translated protein: MASKPSLPEEDLCCTVCCDIFRDPVFLSCTHSICKACLKEFWKQKGSRECPMCRKRLSMDNPPCNLALKNLCDAYLQEKGQRYSAGPDVHCCLHSEKLKLFCLDDKQSICVVCRDSKNHKKHDCIPIDEAALDHKEEVKMALKPLKDMLEVLNEVKLTCDQTAEHIKTQAQHTEKQIKEEFGKLHQFLQDEEEARIAVLRKEEKQKSQTMTKKIEEMSREISSLSDTIGAIEKELGADDISFLQNFKATVKKAKCTLSIPEKVSGSLIHVAKYLGNLQFRVWEKMQEIVQYSPVILDPNTAHPHLILSEDLMSVTYTKDARQLPDNPERYDDLFVVLGSKGFNSGTHSWDIEVGGNKAWALGVALESVQRKQTIGFRHGSSGVQCKDGEYTTHSLSDECTPSTPLKVRKPQRIRMQLNWKKGELSVVDPVDNTELHRFTHPFKERVFPYMSTLRFNPLRILPGKVSIQLVLLRSKPGVNTL